A portion of the Malania oleifera isolate guangnan ecotype guangnan chromosome 3, ASM2987363v1, whole genome shotgun sequence genome contains these proteins:
- the LOC131151073 gene encoding uncharacterized protein LOC131151073, translated as MSEQLENRILGLEQGQEEINDKISKVLELLMNKGKAVHVDPEVDVDPAHPPGFTPDHGQTSIPPPGVMGGPPPNMPPFIPAMPAQGFPVVGTPPLVPSDMGISKSEAERRCDVLEERLKAMEGSNTFDSVNPNDLCLVPKVTLPPKFKMPDFEKFDGTRCPRTHLVVYCQAMAACSDDEKLMMHCFQSSLTGSAIRWYIQQDKARVRTWKDLANAFVTHYHRVTEMTPDRMMLQEMEKKPTETFREYAYRWRDMSIQVDPPVSDREAISLFVSTLKDPYRTHLRGATPHDFMDIVAAGGRIEGDIKAGIVKDNGSETGLGKRWTNRKKEEEAQMIQGQFNWKNQYTRGGNQWPKRNFGFEPMVNQTAHTGTRPQIVHSGPPNQQAQDRNVTRNFQRVDPIPMTYAELFPQLRERGMVSAIPGTPVANPPPQWYDPGVRCEYHANSLGHTIDRCWAFKHKVQSLRDAGWLAFDDKQPGVQGNPLPKHEEGSG; from the coding sequence atgagtgaacaattggaaaatagaatcctgggtctagaacaaggacaagaagagataaatgacaagataagtaaggttctggagttactaatgaacaagggaaaggcagtgcatgttgatcccgaagtagatgtggaccccgctcatcccccagggttcacccctgatcatggacaaacatcaattccaccgcctggtgtcatggggggtccaccgccaaatatgcctcctttcatccctgctatgccagcacaggggttcccagtagtaggaactcctccattagtaccttctgatatgggaattagtaaatctgaggctgagcgtcgctgtgacgtattagaagagcgcttaaaagcaatggaaggttctaatactttcgattcagttaatccaaatgacctttgcttggtgcctaaagtaaccttgccgccaaagttcaaaatgccagactttgaaaagtttgacgggacccggtgccctcgaacacatttagtggtgtactgccaagcaatggctgcgtgctcagacgatgaaaaactaatgatgcattgctttcaaagcagtttgactgggTCCGCTAttcgttggtacattcagcaagataaggctcgggtccgcacttggaaggacttggccaatgcctttgttactcactaccacCGTGTAACAGAAATGACGCCTGATCGGATGATgctgcaagaaatggagaagaaacccaccgaaacattcagagaatatgcttacaggtggagagatatgtcaatccaagtggaccccccggtgagtgaccgagaggctatctccttgttcgtaagtacattaaaagacccctaccgtacgcaccttcggggagcaactccccatgattttatggatattgtggctgcgggaggaagaattgaaggtgatatcaaggcaggcATAGTCAAGGATAATGGCTcagaaactggtttaggcaaaaggtggactaataggaagaaggaggaagaggcacaaatgatacaggggcagtttaattggaagaatcagtacaccagaggtgggaaccaatggcccaagagaaactttggttttgagcccatggtaaatcaaacggcgcatacaggcacaaggccccagattgttcactctggtccaccgaatcagcaagcacaagataggaatgtgactagaaacttccaaagggtggaccccattcccatgacatatgccgaattatttcctcagctgcgggaaagggggatggtatctgcaatccctgggacgcccgttgcgaaccctcctccacagtggtatgatcctggggttcgttgtgagtaccatgctaactctctcggccatactattgacagatgttgggccttcaagcataaggtgcaatcattaagagatgctggatggttagcattcgacgacaagcaaccgggagtccaggggaatcctttgcccaaacacgaggagggaagtggttaa